The sequence AAGGACTGTGACGACCGACCTGTTTTTAACTGCGAAGTATTTATTTGCCACATTCATTACATCTTTTTCTGTCACTGCCATGTATTTATCAAGCTCTGTATTTATAAGATTTGCATCTCCGTCATAGAGTTCATATTCGCATAGAAACATTGCCCTGTAGAGATTTCTTTCAAGAATATTTATCATGCTCGATTTTAATCGATTTTTTGCTTTCTGTAATTCCTCAGAAAGAACAGGAACTTTTTTTATTTTTTCAATCTCATCAAGGGCAATCTGAAATACCTCATCCGGGTTTTTATCAGGTTTTACCATGATGTTAATGGTAAAAATACCAGCATCTCTCATTGGATTTGCACTACCTGAGACACTTATTGCCACTTCTTTTTCTTTTACCAATTTTTGATAGAGTCTTGAGCTTTCTCCTGAAAGAAGAATGTCGGATAGCAGTCTTAAAGCATAAGTATCAGGATGAAGTCGTTTCGGAATTCCATAGCCTGCAAATATCGCAGGAAGGTTCGCATATTTGTCGATAAGAGTGAGTTTTTTCTCTCTTGTTCTTTCAGGTTCATTGATTACAACTGAGGGAGGTGAAACTCGAGCAGGGATAGAACCAAAATATTTTTCCACTAATTTTTTTGTCTCTGAGGGATTTATGTCTCCTACGATAGCAAGAACTGCGTTGTTCGGAGCATAATAAGTGTTGAAGAATTCCTGGACGTCTTTTAATTCTGCTGCATCTAAGTCTTCCATGCTGCCAATAACAGTGTGGCTGTATGGAAAGCATTCAAAAACAAGTTCATAAAGTCTTGCTCTTCCTTCAGAATAGGGTTGGTTATCATAACTCTGTTTCTTTTCTTCTTTAACTGTCGCGCGTTGATTTTCGAAATTTTCTTTTGTGATGTTTAAAGCTTTCATTCTGTCTGATTCTGTCCAGAGAGCTATTTCCAACTGGTTTGATGGCATGGTTGCAAAATAGTTGGTTCTATCCTGACTTGTAGAGCCATTGTCGTTTCCTCCAGCTCTTCCAATCCACATATGATGCATGTTTCTTGGGATGTTTTCAGAGCCCTGAAACATCATATGCTCAAAGAGATGGGCAAACCCTGTTCTTCCTTTAACTTCATTTCTTGACCCTACGTTATAATAGACTGCATATCCGATAACTGGATTAGAGTGGTCTTCTGATAGAATAACACGAAGTCCATTTTGCAATTCAAATTTTTCGAATTTTACCAATGGCTCAGAGGCTATCGAGAATAAAACCAGGAAGAAAATTAGAATGGAAAACAAAGATAATCGTTTTAATATCATAAAGCCTCCTTTAATGATGTTTTTTATCTATTAATTTTTTTATTTTTCCCAGGCTTATCTTCATTTTATAAAATATATTATAAAAAGTGCGCCAATTCAAATTTAATGACGAGCACATCCCATTTATTGTTTAATATTGTGTCTCCCTATTTCAGACTGAGAATTACATCATTGCTTAGGACTTCATAATTTTATTCAAAATTATAAAAATTTTTTCATTGACAAGATATTTTTTATATTAGTTGGAGAGGAGGCCAGGCTCACAGAGAGAGAAATCCCTCTTCCCTGTCCATTGGCGATGAATTTCATTAAAAGTATTCTCAAAAAATGTGGAGTAAAAGTTATCTCATATTATTACAATCAACAAGGGTTTCCAATCATTCAGGTTGAAAGCAAAAATAAAAAGGACAAAATAATAAAAATTATAAACGATGCAGGCTTTATCGGAAATGTTAAAGGAGGCGATAAAAATGAATAAGAATAACAAGATTGTAAGAATATTTGCAATGCCTCTTCAATTTCCCTGTGGACCTGAATCTGTCTGTTGTGGTCCTATAGGACAATCCGATGAAGAAATAAGAAATTTTAAGGAGTCAGTTGAAAAAGAATTGGGAGTTGTAGTAGAAGTAAGGAATGTGATGAAAGGAGAGGATATGCGAGATTGGCATCAAATTTCAGGACCGTTTCGTTCCTTTAGAGCAATGTCTCTTCCAATTATTGCTGTAGAGGATGAAGTAGCCACTCTTCAGGAGAAAATGAAGGAATTGGAGATTCAATAAAATAAGGAGGTATTATAAAATGCAAGAATATGGGCTTTATATTGATGGGCAATGGCTTCTTTCATCTAACGGAGAAATATTCGAGACCAAAAATCCAGCTACTGGAGAAGTATTAGCCACTTTTCCTAAGGCTACTGAAGAAAATGTAAATAAAGCGGTCGAGGCAGCTAAAAAAGCTTTTCCTAAATGGAGAGAGACCCCAGCTCCCAAGAGAGCAGAAATTCTTTTTAAAGCAGCTCATATTATGGAAGAAAGAAAGAATGAATTAGGGGCGCTTTTAACTTCCGAAATGGGGAAAATAATTGCCGAGGGTAAAGGAGATGTTCAGGAAGGAATCGATTTGACCAAATATGTAGCTGGAGAAGGTAGAAGATTAATGGGTGAGACAGTCAAATCAGAACTACCAGATAAATTCGCTATGACTGTTCGGCAACCAATAGGCGTGGTTGGACTTATAACGCCCTGGAATTTCCCTTTTGCCATTCCATGTTGGAAAATAATGCCTGCTTTAGTAGCAGGAAATGCAATTGTTTTTAAGCCAGCAACTGACACTCCTCTCATTGCAGCTAAGCTGATTGAAATTTTAATAGAATCAGGTATTCCTGAGGGTGTGATTAATTTTATAACTGGCTCAGGATCAGTTGCAGGAGAAGCTATAGTTCATCATCCGGATGTTAAAGCTATTTCCTTAACTGGTTCAGTTGAAGTAGGAAGACATACTTATGTCGAAGCCGCTAAAAGATTAGCCAGAGTAGAATTGGAATTGGGAGGAAAAAATCCTCAGATTATATTGGAAGACGCTGATATAGATTTAGCGGTTGATGGAGTTTTATTTGGAGCTTTTGGGACAGCAGGTCAAAGATGTACCGCAACATCAAGGCTTATAATTCAAGGAAAAGTGTATGATCAAGTTATGGAAAAACTGATAACCCGAACGAAAAAATTAAAAATCGGAAACCCTTTGGACCCTGAGATTGACATTGGCCCTCTCATAAATGAATCTCAGGGAAGGCAGATAATGGAGTATATAAAAATTGGACAGGAGGAAGGAGCTAGACTTCTCACTGGGGGAAAGAGACTAACAGGGGGCATTTTTGATAAAGGTTTCTATATTGAGCCAACAATTTTCGAAGCCAAACATGGGATGAGAATTACTAAAGAAGAGATATTTGGTCCTGTTTTAGCGTTAATAAAAGTCAGGGATTTTGAGGAAGCCATTTTTGTGGCTAATGATGTTGAATATGGTCTTTCTTCCTCTATCTATACTAAAAATATCAACTTAGCTTTTAAGGCAATTGAGTTATTAGAAGCAGGGATAACCTATATTAACGCTCCAACGATTGGAGCTGAAGTTCAACTTCCTTTCGGTGGGGTAAAAGATTCCGGAAATGGTGGAAGAGAAGCTGGTTCTACAGCGATAGATGAATTTACCGAAATAAAAACTGTCTTTATTGATTATAGCTCTAAATTGCAGAAAGCTCAGATTGAGGAAGGGAAATAAGAAATTCAAAAAAGTAAAAGAATTTTTAGATTATATAATTTTAAAAAATTATTCCTGATAGAAGTATTCCTCCAATCACTACCCATAAAATGTCAAATTTCAGTAATAGAGCTAGAAAAGAAGCTCCAGCAAGGAGAACTGATTGAAAATCCCAGTGGACATTTGAAGCAAAATGGATGGTAGTGGATAGGAGCAAGCCAATAAAGCAGGAAAGAGCTCCCTGGATTGCCTTCTGGAAATAGGATGAATACTTCAATCGATCAAAATAAGGAACAATGCTCACCAGAATGATAAAAGATGGTGAAAACACATATAGAGTTGAAACAACAGCACCAAGAAAGCCAAATAGCAAATAGCCTATAAAAGTTGCTGTGATTACAATTGGCCCTGGTGTAATCTGTCCAAGTGCAATTCCATGCATGAAAGTGCTACTATCAAGCCATCTTCGAGAATGGACAACTTCATGAAACATAAGTGGTACCGAGACAAAACCTCCTCCAAAAGCAAAAAGGTCAATCTTAAACATCAGGAATGCGAGGCTGAATAATTTTTCATTTATAAGTCTGAGAATAGCGAAGCCGATTAACACAGGCATAAAAAGAATTAATAAACGCTTTATTCCATTTGCATTTTTTGAGGGTGCTTGATCAGTTGATGATGGAGCCTCTTTTTTAAAAACGAGGATCCCAACGCCTGACATTAAAATTATCACCAGGATTGGATTAATTTTTATAAGGAAAAAAATCGCCGCAAGAATTGCAATAAGTATATATCTCCAGTTCTTTATAGAACTTTTTCCAAAAGAGATGGTTGCATTTGCTATTATGGATACAACGATAACCTGCAGTCCTTTTAATACAGAAGCTGCAACAGGAATATTACGGGTGTGTGTATAAAAGAAAGTAAGAAATACCATAAGCAGAAAAGCAGGTAGCCCAAATCCAACAAATGATGCTATAGCTCCAAATACTCCCCTTAACCTTAAACCAACGTAGGCAGATACTTGCATGGAAGTAGCTCCGGGTATTGATTGACATAGGGCAATTCCATCATTGAACAATTCTTCTGAGATCCATTTTTTTCGATGAACAAAAATGTCTCGAATATACGAAGCCATTCCAGGGCCACCAAAAGCAGTGAGCCCAAGCTTTAAAAAAGAAAGAAATAAATTTCTAATTTTTACTGACTTTTCCATCATAAATTTTTAAAAGAACATACATCTCTAATCCCACTTTAGCACCATACCGAAAATTATAGTTTTTATTATAGAAAACATATCCGAATGAATATTTGTCATTCATTTCAAAAATCATATTATAGAAAAGATTTATATTCAATCTGACGTAAAGTCAAATAAAATCAAAAAGTCAAGCCTGACACCAAAATGAAGCTGAACGCTGAAGTTAATACTTTTAAATATAAATAAAATCATATAAATTTATTTTTATAATTCCAAAATTTAGGAGGAGAAATTATGGGAAAAAGAAAAAATCAAAAAATTGGGAAGATGATTTTACTTCTCTTTATGCTAATCTTGATTTTCTCTCCTTCATATCAGGCAGAGAAGAAATCGCCAAAGAAATTCCAGATGACAATTGATAATATTATGAGAGAAGAGGAGCTTGTTGGGACTTCTCCATCTGGAATCAGATGGTCATCCGATGGAGAGCGAATTTATTTTGAATGGAAAAAGTCAGGAGAAGAAAAGTCAGCAACATATTTTACTACAAAAGATGGAGCTGAGCCCCAGAAACTTGCTGAGGAAGAGATAAAAAATATTCCTCCTACAAGTGCTGAATGGGATAAAGCTAAAAAATTAGCTTTATTTGTTGAAGGAGGGGATATTTTTATTTTTGACAGCTCGGATAACAAAAAATACCAGATAACACGAACCTCTGATATGGAATGGGAGGCTCATTTTACAGCAGATGGTAAAAAGATAACATTTGCAAAAGATAACAATCTTTACGTATTATCTTTAGAAAAAGGAGAATTAATTCAGGCTACAGATTTTAAAACTACCAAACCTGAGGCACCACCCAAACTCACAGAAACACAGAAATTTTTAATAGAACAACAGAAAAAGTTGTTCGAGCAATTTAAAAAAGAAAGGGAAGAAAGAGAAGCTCAGTTTGGTAGAGCTATGAGGCAGAGGATGGAAACAGCTTTCAGAGATAAAAGGCAACCATTTTTTCTTGAAAAAAATCAGAGTGTTCGAAATTTAAAGCTTTCACCCGATGAGAAATATGTAATTTTTACAATTTTTGAAAGATCTGATGATTCAAAGCCAACCATAGTTCCAGATTATGTAACTCGTGATGGATACACAAGGGATATTCAATCAAGGTCAAAAGCTGGAGATGTATTCGGAATAGCAAAAACTGGAATTTATTATGTAGATGACGGAAAAGTCGTTTGGATTGACCATGGGCAGGGAGAAAGAAAAGTATCGATTCTAAATTATACTTGGTCTTCTGATGGCAAAAATTGTGCTATGATCGCATTCTCTGATGACCATAAGGATAGATGGATTCTTTTGTTGAGTCCTTCTGATGGAAAAACTACTGTTCTTGATCATTTCCATGACGATGCATGGATAGATGGCCCTGGAGTAAATACTTTCGGTTGGATGCCAGATGATAAACATGTATATTTTATCTCTGAAAAAGATGGATATGCCCACCTTTACACATTATCTCTGGATGGGAAAGATTTAAACCAGCTGACTCAGGGAAAATTTGAGATATATTCGCCTCAAATATCGAATGATAAAACAAAGTGGTATTTTACCTCTAATGAGGTTCATCCTGGAGAGAGGCATTTCTACTCCATGCCAATAGAGGGAGGAAAAAGGACAAAGATTACCTCAATGGTTGGAAATAATATGTGCTATCTTTCTCCAGATGAATCAATGATTGCGATTCTTTATTCATACAGTAATCAGCCACCAGAGATTTACCTAAAGAAAAATGAACCCAGTGCAAAAGTAAAGAGGATAACCACATCAACGACAGAGGAGTTTCGCTCGTATAACTGGATAGCACCAGAGATTGTAACATTTAAAAGTGATGATGGAGTTACAATTTATGCAAGGTTGTACAAGCCAAAAAAACCAGCAAAAGGAAATCCCGCAGTTTTATTCGTTCATGGAGCAGGGTATTTGCAAAATGTCCACAAATGGTGGAGCAGCTATTTCAGAGAATACATGTTCCATCATTTTCTTATGGAACATGGATATATTGTTTTAGACATTGATTACAGGGCGAGTTCTGGTTATGGAAGATACTGGAGGACTGCGATTTATCGCCATATGGGAGGCAAAGACCTTGATGATTTGGTCTCAGGTGCAAAGTATTTGGTTAAAGAGCATAAAGTCGACCCTAAGAGAATTGGAATATATGGAGGAAGTTATGGAGGATTTCTGACACTTATGGCTATGTTTACAAAGCCTGATGTTTTTGCAGCTGGAGCTGCTTTAAGACCTGTAACAGACTGGGCTCATTATAGTTACTCATATACTTCAAACATCTTAAACATTCCCCAGGAAGACAAAGAAGCCTACGAGAAAAGTTCTCCTGTATATTTTGCAGAAGGATTGAAAAATCCTCTTTTAATATGCCATGGAATGGTTGATGTAAACGTTCATTTTCAGGATACAGTAAGGCTTGTCCAGAGACTGATAGAACTAAGAAAGGAGAACTGGGAGGTGGCAATCTATCCTGTAGAAGACCATGGATTCAAAAATCCCACAAGTTGGGCTGACGAATACAAAAGAATTTTCAAGCTTTTTGGGAGATATTTAAAAAAATAAAAAAATTATTTATTATTTTCTGGATATAATATAAATAATTCAGATGTAAAAAAGTTTCTTTAATTAATAAATTGATTTTAACTTGAGCGGGAGTGATTTCTAAATTGATTTCTTGATGTATTTATAATTAGCTATCTGGAATTTCTTGAAAAATATGTCGCCTGTTTCTTCGTCTTCTATTCTTGCATAAATAAACCCATTTTTTATTATGCTCGGGAAAAAGTTTAGTTTTGTTTTATAAATATAATATCCATCTTGACTGAATACATCAAATTCATATTCCTTTGATTCATCAACAGGTGATCTCATTCTTGATACATAAATCCTTCCATCTGAATCAACTAAAATTGAAGAAAAAAATGGTCTATGGGGTGGAAAGTAAATTTTATCTCTCACCTCTTTTGTAAGAGAAGGCTTAAAGGCGTCACATACTTTATCTTTTTCCTCTGAACTAACAGGAGTTTCCTTCTCCTCCTTTCTAAATTTAAAAACCAATTCTCCTGAAAGAGAAATAGATGAGAGTTCATATTTAGAGGATTCTCCATGGATAAATTGATTTGAGATTTCTGAGAAATAAAAATATTGATTGAAAACAAACCAATGGGAGAATTGGATTATCATTTTTCCTGTATTGATTGTTGTGATGGGATCAAGAATTTTTTTAATTTCTTTATCGAGTTTTCCATCATTGTTTAATTTTGCAAATGTTTGATATCTTTCTTTTTCAGTTGTCCGATGTAGAATACAGAAGATTGATCCATGCTCGTCTATTTGTAAACTTGTAAAATATGTCAGGAGAGAATAATTTATTGGGATTTTTTTTGATATTTTCCTTCTCTATCAAAAACAAGAAGACCTCTTTTAGGGGAGTCATACACATAAACATTTCCCTTTTTGTCAAGTTTCATTCCAAAAGGTCTTTCGAATTCTCCAGGTCCTTGCCCTTTTTTTCCGATGGTTTTTAAATATTTTCCATTTTCATCATAAACCTGAATCCTGAAGTTTCCAGAATCAAGTACATAGAAATTTCCAGCTCCATCTAAATCAAAATTCCAGGCATCTGAAAAGGAGTAATTCTCTTCATCTGGATTTCCAATTGAAAGAATCTCCTTTAGCTCAAGTATTAACTCACCATACACAGGCTCAGAGGGGTTTTTCATAACTTTTATTTTTCCCTCATACTCAATCTTTCCCTTCCATTTTTCTGATCTCTCCCTTGAACAGTTTGAAAAAGACATAAAAAATAAAATTAAAACAACAAAAAGTCCAAATGTTATTATTTTCCTAACCATTTTCCTATCCTGTTTATATTTTAATTTAAATTATAAATCTATTAAATGAATTTTTTAATGATTTTAGAAATCTGTGACAAAAGGATGATTTTTAGATAATCAATCCCATATTCTGTATTTAATTATTTTGTGGAAGCCTTCTTCATCAAAGGAAAGAACAGATGTCAAGCGTGCTTGGGCTGCATTATGAAAATTGTTTGACATCTCATTTTGCATAAAATAGTAAAAAATATACCTATAAGCGAAAGCTATAAGAAGTGTAAAATACTTAAAAGTCAGGATATATGGAGGATAATGTTTTATAATTTTGCTCAACCGATATTGATAAATAATAATATCTACGTATTAGTAACTAAATTGGAGTACAGGGATGAGACCGTTGATTCGTTCAGAAACCCACAATCCAAAAAGCTCTTCCTTTATTGTCTGAAAAAGAATCGCCTGATCAAGATAAGAGAGGTTTCTGAGGGTGAGTTTATGGAATTAGGAGCAGTATGGCAAAATCGCATAATTCTCTACAGATGGGGGGATCCTTATCCTTTCATAAAAGTTCTTGAAATAAACGAATCATCTATATAATTGATAACAAATTTTGGTTTTGTTTATAGTTGTTTTCCAAAGAGGAGTGCAAATTGGAGACAGGTCAAAAATTGTTAAGGTTAAAAAATCAAATTTTCAAGCTTGAAACTGAAAAGTTTTTTTCTGAGCATAAGCTTTTTCTAAAATTTGATATTAAAATATTTGAAAGGATATAATTTAAATAAAAATGAATTTAATTAAAATAATTGGGGGGTAAAATGAGAAAAATATTTTTTGTAATTCCTGCTTTATTTGGGATTCTGGTATATGGAGCGGATAAAAACATAGAAAAAGTTGATAAAAAAATTGAAGATGGAGTTGAGGTTATCCTGAATTATCTTGAGCCCTATAAGATAAAAAATGTTTCGACAAAAATGACATTGCAAGAGGAGTTTTCAATCGACACTGAATTTTTTGAGGATGAAGCTATCTCAAGCGTTGGAGGAATTGAAGCTGATGATGAAGGGAATATTTATGTTTCTGAGACTAAAATTAACAAGGTTCTTGTTTTCGATAGAAATGGAAAATATCTAAGGTCTATAGGAAAGAAAGGCGAAGGCCCTGGTGAGTTTAGAAGTCTTTCTAAAATAAATATTAATTCCTCTGGAGAGTTAATTACCTGGGATACATTAAGTATGAAATTTTCTTTTTTTAAAAAGGATGAAGCTCTTTTAAAAGAGAGAAAGCTAACACTGACAGAGAGAATTCTTCCAGATAGTTATTTACTGGAAAATGGAAACTATATATTTTCAATTCATAGCTTTGACCCAAATGCAAATTATATGTATATTGGACTTTCTCTTTATGATTCAGAATTTCATAAAATTAAGGACTTAAATGGAAAAGTTGAAATACCAAACCCTCTAAAGAACATAAAAATAAAAGGCGTTGAAGTTTCTGTTTTCTCAAAAACTCA is a genomic window of Acidobacteriota bacterium containing:
- a CDS encoding aldehyde dehydrogenase family protein, with protein sequence MQEYGLYIDGQWLLSSNGEIFETKNPATGEVLATFPKATEENVNKAVEAAKKAFPKWRETPAPKRAEILFKAAHIMEERKNELGALLTSEMGKIIAEGKGDVQEGIDLTKYVAGEGRRLMGETVKSELPDKFAMTVRQPIGVVGLITPWNFPFAIPCWKIMPALVAGNAIVFKPATDTPLIAAKLIEILIESGIPEGVINFITGSGSVAGEAIVHHPDVKAISLTGSVEVGRHTYVEAAKRLARVELELGGKNPQIILEDADIDLAVDGVLFGAFGTAGQRCTATSRLIIQGKVYDQVMEKLITRTKKLKIGNPLDPEIDIGPLINESQGRQIMEYIKIGQEEGARLLTGGKRLTGGIFDKGFYIEPTIFEAKHGMRITKEEIFGPVLALIKVRDFEEAIFVANDVEYGLSSSIYTKNINLAFKAIELLEAGITYINAPTIGAEVQLPFGGVKDSGNGGREAGSTAIDEFTEIKTVFIDYSSKLQKAQIEEGK
- the chrA gene encoding chromate efflux transporter: MMEKSVKIRNLFLSFLKLGLTAFGGPGMASYIRDIFVHRKKWISEELFNDGIALCQSIPGATSMQVSAYVGLRLRGVFGAIASFVGFGLPAFLLMVFLTFFYTHTRNIPVAASVLKGLQVIVVSIIANATISFGKSSIKNWRYILIAILAAIFFLIKINPILVIILMSGVGILVFKKEAPSSTDQAPSKNANGIKRLLILFMPVLIGFAILRLINEKLFSLAFLMFKIDLFAFGGGFVSVPLMFHEVVHSRRWLDSSTFMHGIALGQITPGPIVITATFIGYLLFGFLGAVVSTLYVFSPSFIILVSIVPYFDRLKYSSYFQKAIQGALSCFIGLLLSTTIHFASNVHWDFQSVLLAGASFLALLLKFDILWVVIGGILLSGIIF
- a CDS encoding prolyl oligopeptidase family serine peptidase, which translates into the protein MGKRKNQKIGKMILLLFMLILIFSPSYQAEKKSPKKFQMTIDNIMREEELVGTSPSGIRWSSDGERIYFEWKKSGEEKSATYFTTKDGAEPQKLAEEEIKNIPPTSAEWDKAKKLALFVEGGDIFIFDSSDNKKYQITRTSDMEWEAHFTADGKKITFAKDNNLYVLSLEKGELIQATDFKTTKPEAPPKLTETQKFLIEQQKKLFEQFKKEREEREAQFGRAMRQRMETAFRDKRQPFFLEKNQSVRNLKLSPDEKYVIFTIFERSDDSKPTIVPDYVTRDGYTRDIQSRSKAGDVFGIAKTGIYYVDDGKVVWIDHGQGERKVSILNYTWSSDGKNCAMIAFSDDHKDRWILLLSPSDGKTTVLDHFHDDAWIDGPGVNTFGWMPDDKHVYFISEKDGYAHLYTLSLDGKDLNQLTQGKFEIYSPQISNDKTKWYFTSNEVHPGERHFYSMPIEGGKRTKITSMVGNNMCYLSPDESMIAILYSYSNQPPEIYLKKNEPSAKVKRITTSTTEEFRSYNWIAPEIVTFKSDDGVTIYARLYKPKKPAKGNPAVLFVHGAGYLQNVHKWWSSYFREYMFHHFLMEHGYIVLDIDYRASSGYGRYWRTAIYRHMGGKDLDDLVSGAKYLVKEHKVDPKRIGIYGGSYGGFLTLMAMFTKPDVFAAGAALRPVTDWAHYSYSYTSNILNIPQEDKEAYEKSSPVYFAEGLKNPLLICHGMVDVNVHFQDTVRLVQRLIELRKENWEVAIYPVEDHGFKNPTSWADEYKRIFKLFGRYLKK
- a CDS encoding 6-bladed beta-propeller, with translation MVRKIITFGLFVVLILFFMSFSNCSRERSEKWKGKIEYEGKIKVMKNPSEPVYGELILELKEILSIGNPDEENYSFSDAWNFDLDGAGNFYVLDSGNFRIQVYDENGKYLKTIGKKGQGPGEFERPFGMKLDKKGNVYVYDSPKRGLLVFDREGKYQKKSQ
- a CDS encoding 6-bladed beta-propeller, which codes for MRKIFFVIPALFGILVYGADKNIEKVDKKIEDGVEVILNYLEPYKIKNVSTKMTLQEEFSIDTEFFEDEAISSVGGIEADDEGNIYVSETKINKVLVFDRNGKYLRSIGKKGEGPGEFRSLSKININSSGELITWDTLSMKFSFFKKDEALLKERKLTLTERILPDSYLLENGNYIFSIHSFDPNANYMYIGLSLYDSEFHKIKDLNGKVEIPNPLKNIKIKGVEVSVFSKTQKNKIIIGNNQKDVYEIELYDLNGKLLKKIRKEYKRVSPTEEYKKKFLELFKSPIFDQIRGRIYFPDHLPPYHNIFSDEEGRIFVETYEKGEKEGEVIFDIFTPEGVFISRKSLKKFQTGIFAYSDESGH